The following proteins are co-located in the Castanea sativa cultivar Marrone di Chiusa Pesio chromosome 8, ASM4071231v1 genome:
- the LOC142606010 gene encoding uncharacterized protein LOC142606010, whose product MATFVVISEWLSLYSQLRKEVLYREKCEARISEESIVEASWSWKGISNKVVHVLAFLRKWRDDCVFLISSLFAEHKNSSASNLRHLVLAPPQVWIPPSRPDIKINVDAAVGPRFSAIAAVVRDWRGELVFAGSMKVNTTLPLQAEVEAISWAISIAPALGGEAVLVESDSQVAVQLLSNLEMPPPWRIKSICADKVKLVREQAPNVCFLMETRLDKEGFEKLYDNLPFPNRIIAENPDSRGGIALIRKSEVSLDVINFTANHVLAKVVEEDGFEWFLTGFYEKQSKQPAQAEQVDVFREALELCQLEDLDYRGYPFTWSNKRPGDANTKICLDRAIATKEWKEKYQLSTVTHLYSHASDHMPIVLQTQSYHRQRQRRERSFKFEESWLLWEDCEAVVSEAWHANGNSSCDQMEECINAISNKVTLEMQQMFSNDFTAKEVEVALFQMGPTKAPGPGGMNALFYQKFWHVVGEIVIMVVLDFLNSGNMVPNINHTNIVFIPKVKNLEKMFDFRPISLCNVIYKIIFKVLANRLKQVLPQIISLAQSAFVLGRLITDKVLVAHETLHTMHCKKKGKKGSLALKLDISKAYDHVEWHFLKEIMHKLGFPKRWIDRVMSCVTTPSFSVLINDKPHATQTEVEVVAEFLQTYAQASSQSINLEKLSIYFSSNTPNCQKEEIKQILGVKEVDRFESYLGLPTLVERSKYHSFSYLKDSVWKKLQGWKGMLLSRARKEILIKAVAQSIPTYTMGVFQLPMKLCDELDALCAKFW is encoded by the exons ATGGCTACTTTCGTTGTAATAAGTGAGTGGCTCTCGCTCTACTCTCAGCTCAGGAAAGAAGTATTATATAGAGAAAAGTGTGAAGCTAGAATTTCTGAGGAATCGATTGTTGAAGCTAGTTGGAGTTGGAAGGGCATTTCAAATAAGGTTGTTCATGTTCTTGCTTTTTTGCGAAAGTGGAGAGATGACtgtgtattttt AATTTCTAGTCTCTTTGCTGAGCATAAAAATTCTAGTGCTTCCAACTTAAGACATTTGGTTTTGGCCCCCCCTCAGGTTTGGATTCCTCCCTCAAGGCCggacataaaaataaatgttgatgCAGCAGTGGGTCCTCGTTTCTCTGCCATTGCTGCCGTTGTGAGAGACTGGAGAGGGGAGTTGGTATTTGCTGGCTCCATGAAAGTGAACACCACCCTCCCTCTCCAAGCTGAAGTAGAAGCAATTAGTTGGGCGATTTCCATTGCCCCTGCTTTGGGTGGTGAAGCTGTCCTTGTGGAGTCTGATTCTCAAGTTGCTGTCCAGCTTCTTTCGAATTTGGAAATGCCTCCTCCTTGGAGAATCAAGTCTATATGTGCTGAT aaagtcAAACTTGTGAGGGAACAAGCTCCCAATGTATGTTTTCTTATGGAAACAAGGCTGGACAAAGAAGGATTTGAGAAGCTATATGATAATTTACCTTTTCCCAATCGGATTATTGCCGAAAATCCGGATTCAAGAGGAGGTATTGCATTGATTCGAAAGAGTGAAGTCTCATTGGATGTTATTAATTTTACAGCAAATCATGTACTAGCTAAGGTTGTAGAGGAAGATGGCTTTGAATGGTTCTTGACAGGATTTTATG AAAAACAAAGCAAGCAACCTGCACAAGCAGAACAGGTGGATGTGTTTAGAGAAGCTTTGGAGTTATGTCAACTTGAAGATTTGGATTATAGAGGCTACCCATTTACTTGGAGTAATAAGAGGCCGGGTGATGCAAATACAAAAATCTGCCTTGATCGAGCTATAGCAACTAAAGAGTGGAAGGAGAAATATCAGTTGAGCACGGTTACTCATCTTTATTCCCATGCATCAGATCATATGCCTATTGTTCTTCAAACTCAAAGTTATCATAGGCAAAGACAGAGAAGGGAAAGGTCGTTTAAATTTGAGGAATCATGGCTTTTATGGGAGGATTGTGAGGCGGTGGTGAGTGAAGCATGGCATGCGAATGGAAACA GTTCATGTGATCAAATGGAAGAGTGTATTAATGCAATTTCTAATAAGGTGACCCTTGAAATGCAGCAGATGTTTTCCAATGATTTTACTGCTAAGGAAGTGGAAGTGGCGTTGTTCCAAATGGGACCAACAAAAGCTCCCGGACCTGGTGGTATGAATGCTCTTTTCTACCAAAAGTTTTGGCATGTTGTGGGTGAAATTGTTATTATGGTTGtgttagattttttaaattctgGTAACATGGTGCCTAACATTAATCATACCAATATTGTTTTTATTCCTAAAGTTAAGAACCTTGAGAAGATGTTTgattttagacctattagcCTGTGTAATGTcatctataaaattatatttaaggtCTTGGCGAATAGATTGAAACAAGTTCTCCCCCAGATCATTTCTCTCGCTCAAAGTGCCTTTGTGCTTGGTCGTCTCATTACAGATAAAGTGTTGGTGGCTCATGAAACTTTACACACCATGCATTGCAAGAAGAAAGGTAAAAAAGGGTCTCTAGCACTGAAGCTTGATATCAGTAAGGCTTATGATCATGTAGAGTGGCATTTTCTAAAGGAAATTATGCATAAACTGGGGTTCCCTAAAAGGTGGATTGATAgggtgatgagttgtgtcacaACACCCTCTTTTTCTGTTCTTATTAACGACAAACCACATG CAACTCAAACTGAAGTGGAAGTGGTCGCTGAGTTTCTTCAAACATATGCTCAAGCCTCAAGTCAAAGTATCAACTTGGAGAAGTTGTCTATATACTTTAGCAGCAACACCCCAAATTGTCAAAAAGAGGAGATCAAGCAGATTTTAGGAGTTAAGGAGGTGGATCGGTTTGAATCCTATCTGGGGCTGCCTACATTGGTTGAAAGATCGAAAtatcattctttttcttatttgaagGATAGTGTATGGAAGAAATTGCAAGGGTGGAAGGGTATGTTACTATCAAGGGCGAGGAAAGAGATTCTCATCAAGGCTGTGGCACAATCCATTCCTACCTATACGATGGGTGTATTCCAACTTCCGATGAAATTATGTGATGAGTTAGATGCTTTGTGTGCAAAATTTTGGTGA
- the LOC142607277 gene encoding carbamoyl phosphate synthase arginine-specific large chain, chloroplastic, whose protein sequence is MAYCVDCQSLSSNSLLSQSASFFSLSKPHLSKPNNSRLFFRFNKLCSARGSASLSLWHRNYRLRSIGLNSVRNQHAVSEKGAPKLGKRTDLKKILIIGAGPIVIGQACEFDYSGTQACKALKEEGYEVILINSNPATIMTDPDMADRTYIAPMTPEFVEQVIEKERPDALLPTMGGQTALNLAVALAESGALDKYGVELIGAKLEAIKKAEDRDLFKQAMKNIGIKTPPSGIGTTLEECIEIAGEIGEFPLIIRPAFTLGGTGGGIAYNKEEFESICKAGLAASVTTQVLVEKSLLGWKEYELEVMRDLADNVVIICSIENIDPMGVHTGDSITVAPAQTLTDKEYQRLRDYSIAIIREIGVETGGSNVQFAVNPEDGEVMVIEMNPRVSRSSALASKATGFPIAKMAAKLSVGYSLDQIPNDITKKTPASFEPSIDYVVTKIPRFAFEKFPGSEPILTTQMKSVGESMAVGRTFQESFQKAVRSLECGYSGWGCAKVKELDWDWDQLKYSLRVPNPERIHAIYAAMKKGMKVDDIHELSFIDKWFLTQLKELVDVEQFLLAHSLSNLTKNDLYEVKKRGFSDKQIAFATKSTEKDVRLRRLSLGVIPAYKRVDTCAAEFEANTPYMYSSYDFECESAPTQRKKVLILGGGPNRIGQGIEFDYCCCHTSFALQKAGYETIMMNSNPETVSTDYDTSDRLYFEPLTIEDVTNIIDLERPVGIIVQFGGQTPLKLALPIQQYLDEHKPVCATGIGHVCIWGTSPDSIDAAEDRERFNVILKELNIEQPKGGIAKSESDALAIAKEVGYPVVVRPSYVLGGRAMEIVYSDDRLATYLENAVEVDPERPVLVDKYLSDAIEIDVDALADLHGNVVIGGIMEHIEQAGVHSGDSACMIPTQTIPSSCLDTIRSWTIKLAKRLKVCGLMNCQYAITMSKEVFLLEANPRASRTVPFVSKAIGHPLAKYASLIMSGKSLQELGFTEEVIPKYVSVKEAVLPFEKFPGCDVLLGPEMRSTGEVMGIDPVFAVAFAKAQIAAGQKLPLSGAVFLSLNDLTKPHLEKIARAFLALDFSIVSTSGTAHVLELAKIPVERVLKLHEGRPHAGDMVANGQIQLMVITSSGDALDQIDGMKLRRMGLSYKVPVITTVPGALATAAAIRSLKSSTCKMIALQDLSDVEVKTGGIKDLQSVSSSL, encoded by the exons ATGGCCTATTGCGTCGACTGCCAAAGCCTCTCTTCAAACTCCCTTCTCTCCCAATCGGCTtcgtttttctctctttccaaaCCCCACTTGTCGAAACCAAACAATTCCAGGTTGTTCTTCCGCTTCAACAAGCTTTGCAGTGCGAGAGGCTCTGCCTCTTTAAGCCTTTGGCACAGGAACTATCGCCTCCGAAGTATCGGGCTCAACTCGGTTCGGAACCAACATGCAGTGTCCGAAAAAGGAGCACCGAAATTGGGGAAAAGGACTGACTTGAAGAAGATTCTGATCATCGGAGCAGGACCCATCGTGATTGGTCAAGCGTGTGAGTTCGATTACTCGGGGACTCAAGCATGCAAAGCTCTCAAGGAAGAAGGGTACGAAGTCATTTTGATAAACTCCAACCCTGCGACGATCATGACCGACCCGGATATGGCCGATAGGACTTACATTGCTCCGATGACTCCCGAATTCGTCGAACAGGTCATCGAGAAGGAGCGACCCGACGCTCTATTGCCCACCATGGGCGGCCAGACTGCGCTCAATCTCGCGGTGGCGCTCGCTGAGAGCGGCGCGCTCGATAAATACGGCGTCGAGTTGATCGGAGCGAAGCTCGAGGCGATAAAGAAAGCAGAGGATAGAGATCTCTTCAAGCAGGCAATGAAGAACATCGGCATCAAAACGCCGCCGTCTGGGATTGGAACGACGCTTGAAGAGTGTATCGAAATTGCCGGTGAAATTGGCGAGTTCCCTTTGATTATTCGGCCGGCGTTTACTCTAGGCGGCACCGGAGGCGGCATTGCTTATAACAAAGAGGAATTTGAGTCCATATGCAAGGCGGGGCTCGCGGCGAGTGTGACCACACAGGTTTTGGTGGAGAAGTCTCTGTTGGGGTGGAAGGAATATGAGCTTGAGGTAATGAGGGATTTGGCTGACAACGTAGTTATCATTTGTTCCATTGAGAATATTGATCCTATGGGGGTTCATACTGGGGATTCGATTACGGTGGCCCCAGCTCAGACATTGACTGATAAGGAGTACCAGAGGCTTCGAGATTATTCAATTGCTATAATAAGGGAAATTGGAGTTGAGACTGGAGGTTCCAATGTGCAGTTTGCTGTTAATCCTGAGGATGGTGAGGTGATGGTGATTGAGATGAACCCGAGAGTGTCAAGGTCGTCTGCTCTGGCATCAAAGGCCACCGGCTTTCCCATAGCCAAAATGGCCGCCAAGTTGTCGGTTGGTTATTCATTGGATCAGATTCCTAATGACATTACAAAGAAAACCCCGGCTAGTTTCGAGCCTTCAATAGATTATGTGGTGACAAAG ATCCCCCGGTTTGCTTTTGAGAAGTTCCCTGGTTCTGAACCTATACTGACAACTCAAATGAAATCTGTTGGTGAGTCAATGGCAGTTGGCCGCACATTCCAGGAGTCCTTCCAGAAAGCAGTTCGATCGCTGGAATGTGGCTACTCCGGATGGGGTTGTGCAAAGGTTAAGGAACTTGACTGGGACTGGGACCAGTTGAAATATAGTCTTCGGGTACCTAACCCAGAGCGTATCCATGCCATATATGCTGCAATGAAGAAGGGCATGAAGGTAGATGATATTCATGAGCTGAGTTTCATTGATAAATGGTTCCTCACACAGCTTAAAGAGCTGGTAGATGTGGAACAGTTCCTCCTAGCACATAGCTTGTCTAATCTGACAAAGAACGACTTGTATGAAGTGAAGAAAAGAGGTTTCAGTGATAAGCAAATAGCCTTTGCAACCAAATCCACTGAGAAAGACGTTCGGTTGAGGCGGCTCTCTTTAGGTGTGATTCCAGCATATAAGCGGGTAGATACTTGTGCAGCAGAGTTTGAGGCGAATACTCCTTATATGTACTCCTCCTATGATTTTGAGTGTGAATCAGCTCCCACCCAAAGAAAGAAGGTTTTAATTTTAGGTGGAGGACCAAATCGGATAGGTCAGGGGATTGAATTTGACTATTGCTGTTGTCATACATCTTTTGCCCTTCAG AAAGCAGGATATGAGACAATCATGATGAATTCAAATCCTGAAACAGTGTCCACTGATTATGACACAAGTGATCGTCTATACTTTGAACCCCTGACAATTGAAGATGTCACGAATATTATTGATTTGGAACGACCTGTTGGCATCATTGTGCAGTTTGGAGGTCAAACACCACTGAAGTTGGCTCTCCCAATCCAGCAGTATTTAGATGAGCACAAGCCTGTGTGTGCCACTGGGATTGGGCATGTATGCATTTGGGGTACATCACCTGATTCCATAGATGCAGCTGAAGACAGAGAGAGGTTTAATGTAATCCTGAAAGAGTTAAATATTGAACAGCCAAAAGGAGGAATTGCCAAGAGTGAATCTGATGCCCTTGCCATTGCCAAGGAAGTTGGGTATCCAGTTGTTGTCCGGCCTTCCTATGTATTGGGTGGCCGTGCAATGGAGATTGTGTATAGTGATGACAGGCTTGCGACATACCTGGAAAATGCTGTTGAGGTGGATCCAGAACGTCCTGTATTGGTTGACAAGTATTTATCTGATGCCATTGAGATTGATGTTGATGCACTTGCCGACTTACATGGAAATGTGGTCATTGGTGGGATCATGGAGCACATTGAACAGGCTGGGGTCCATTCTGGAGACTCAGCTTGTATGATTCCAACACAAACCATCCCATCTTCTTGCTTAGACACAATTAGGTCTTGGACTATAAAGTTGGCGAAAAGGCTAAAGGTATGTGGTCTCATGAACTGTCAGTATGCAATAACAATGTCTAAGGAGGTTTTCTTGCTTGAAGCAAATCCTCGTGCTTCCCGTACTGTCCCATTTGTGTCGAAGGCTATTGGGCATCCATTGGCTAAATATGCTTCCCTCATCATGTCTGGGAAGTCCCTTCAAGAACTAGGTTTCACAGAAGAGGTAATCCCTAAGTATGTGTCAGTCAAGGAAGCTGTCCTTCCATTTGAGAAGTTCCCGGGCTGTGATGTGTTGCTAGGGCCTGAGATGCGCAGCACCGGAGAGGTGATGGGTATTGATCCTGTGTTTGCTGTAGCATTTGCCAAGGCTCAAATTGCAGCTGGGCAGAAGCTTCCACTTTCTGGTGCTGTGTTCCTCAGCTTGAATGACTTGACAAAGCCCCATCTTGAAAAAATTGCAAGGGCCTTTCTGGCACTGGATTTTAGTATTGTTTCAACTTCAGGGACAGCTCATGTTCTTGAATTAGCAAAGATCCCAGTGGAGCGAGTGCTAAAGTTGCATGAGGGGCGGCCACATGCTGGGGATATGGTTGCTAATGGGCAGATCCAATTGATGGTGATTACAAGCTCTGGTGATGCACTTGATCAGATTGATGGAATGAAGCTGAGGAGAATGGGCCTTTCTTACAAGGTTCCTGTAATAACAACTGTTCCTGGAGCTTTGGCTACTGCCGCGGCAATAAGGAGCTTGAAGTCCAGTACTTGTAAGATGATTGCTCTTCAGGACTTATCTGATGTTGAGGTTAAAACAGGGGGTATTAAAGATTTGCAGTCAGTCTCTTCCTCTCTATAG
- the LOC142606009 gene encoding uncharacterized protein LOC142606009 has translation MGSRPTVSAYGSYVQGPVAWTTPPRDCYKVNVDGAVFKDLGHYGIAVVIRNDKGQLMGAMSKRFPFPLGALEIEAKAAECGVIFASEGDSKVVMHSVADSHPAPLSIRYVVAGTKASLFLFTSWKAVFSRRQSNSAAHLLARYANVNSDCTILARHANVIS, from the exons atgggttcaagacccactgt GTCAGCTTATGGGAGCTATGTCCAAGGCCCTGTTGCTTGGACGACTCCACCACGAGACTGTTACAAGGTCAACGTGGATGGAGCTGTCTTCAAAGACTTGGGCCACTATGGAATAGCTGTGGTAATACGCAATGACAAGGGTCAGCTTATGGGAGCTATGTCAAAAAGATTTCCATTCCCTCTTGGCGCTCTGGAGATTGAAGCAAAGGCGGCAGAGTGTGGGGTTATATTTGCTTCAGAAGGGGACTCCAAGGTGGTAATGCATTCTGTGGCTGATTCTCATCCTGCTCCTTTGTCTATTCGGTATGTGGTGGCTGGGACAAAAGCTTCACTGTTTTTGTTTACTTCTTGGAAAGCAGTTTTCAGTCGCAGACAATCTAACTCTGCCGCTCATCTCTTAGCCAGATATGCCAATGTAAACTCTGATTGTACAATCTTAGCTAGACATGCTAATGTAATCTCTTAA